The proteins below are encoded in one region of Oryzias melastigma strain HK-1 linkage group LG9, ASM292280v2, whole genome shotgun sequence:
- the angptl2b gene encoding angiopoietin-related protein 2b, which translates to MEAPSIVLLGVLLVYGLTVGIHQTQGRLAAGGHAKSKIQEFGSSEDVLEKEFLYAGRRYKRAPAEQPQDKCSYTFIVPQQKVTGAICVNSKEPEATLETRVNKQEVELLNVELQKQKRQIETLQQLVEVDGGIVNEVKLLRKESRNMNSRVTQLYMQLLHEIIRKRDNALELAQMENKILNQTSEMQQLTSRYKDLEHKYHHLASLATNQTAVIALLEEQCQSRPPPRYHPPVPQPRPQPPPQAPPLSRPYQPPVLPRNNPISNEIQSDQKSMPPVLPTMPIGTHSPSTTDKPSGPFRDCLHALEEGHTASGMYLVRPDNANRLMQVWCNQRHDPGGWTVIQRKLDGSVNFFRNWEAYKQGFGNIDGEYWLGLENIYWLTNQGTYKLLVTLEDWSGRKVFAEYASFRVENEADFYRLRVGRYHGNAGDSLTWHNAKQFTTLDRDHDAYTGNCAHYQKGGWWYNSCAHSNLNGVWYRGGHYRSRYQDGVYWAEFRGGAYSLKKVVMMIRPNPNTFL; encoded by the exons ATGGAGGCCCCTTCAATAGTCCTGTTGGGGGTCCTTCTTGTTTATGGACTAACTGTCGGCATCCATCAGACACAAGGCCGTCTGGCAGCCGGTGGCCATGCCAAAAGCAAGATCCAAGAATTTGGGAGCAGCGAGGACGTTCTGGAGAAAGAGTTCCTCTATGCCGGAAGAAGATACAAGCGTGCTCCGGCCGAACAGCCACAGGACAAGTGTTCCTACACTTTTATTGTGCCCCAACAAAAAGTGACAGGAGCCATCTGTGTTAACTCCAAGGAGCCAGAGGCTACACTGGAGACCCGGGTCAACAAACAAGAGGTCGAGCTGTTAaatgtggagctgcagaagcagAAGAGGCAGATCGAGACCTTGCAGCAGTTGGTTGAGGTGGATGGAGGCATCGTCAACGAAGTCAAGCTTCTGAGGAAGGAGAGTCGAAACATGAACTCTAGGGTCACCCAGCTCTATATGCAGCTGCTCCACGAGATCATCAGGAAGAGAGACAATGCTCTGGAGTTGGCCCAGATGGAGAACAAGATCTTGAACCAAACCTCAGAGATGCAGCAGCTCACCAGTCGATACAAAGATCTTGAGCACAAGTATCACCACTTGGCATCTTTAGCCACAAATCAAACTGCTGTCATTGCCCTGTTGGAGGAGCAGTGCCAGAGTCGACCGCCTCCCCGCTATCATCCGCCGGTACCCCAGCCGAGGCCGCAGCCGCCTCCGCAGGCACCACCTCTCAGCAGACCATACCAGCCGCCTGTTCTTCCAAGAAACAATCCGATCAGCAATGAGATCCAGAGTGACCAAAAATCTATGCCGCCTGTGTTACCAACAATGCCCATAGGCACTCACAGTCCATCCACCACTGACAAACCCTCTG GTCCTTTTAGGGATTGTCTGCATGCTCTGGAAGAGGGTCACACGGCCAGCGGCATGTACCTGGTGAGGCCAGACAATGCCAACCGCCTCATGCAAGTGTGGTGCAACCAGAGACACGACCCCGGCGGCTGGACGGTGATCCAGAGGAAACTGGATGGCTCCGTTAACTTTTTCAGGAACTGGGAAGCATACAAG CAAGGATTTGGAAATATTGATGGGGAGTACTGGCTGGGTCTGGAAAACATCTACTGGCTGACAAACCAGGGAACTTACAAGCTGCTCGTCACGCTGGAAGACTGGTCCGGCAGGAAGGTGTTCGCAGAGTACGCCAGCTTCAGAGTGGAGAACGAAGCTGACTTCTACAGGCTGAGGGTGGGCCGTTACCACGGTAACGCTGGAGACTCCCTCACCTGGCACAACGCAAAGCAGTTCACAACATTAGACAGAGACCATGATGCATATACAG GAAACTGTGCTCACTACCAGAAAGGAGGCTGGTGGTACAACTCTTGTGCTCACTCTAACCTGAATGGAGTTTGGTACAGAGGAGGTCACTATCGCAGCCGCTACCAAGATGGAGTCTACTGGGCAGAGTTCAGGGGCGGAGCCTATTCACTCAAGAAAGTAGTCATGATGATCCGTCCGAACCCAAACACCTTCCTTTAA
- the zbtb34 gene encoding zinc finger and BTB domain-containing protein 34 — protein sequence MIICKTAAIKLEKYIQEMDDGSYIEFDVPEFSNTVLTQLNELRLQGKLCDIIVHVQGQPFRAHKAVLAASSPYFRDHSALSTMSGLSISVIKSPEVFEQLLAFCYTGHMSLQLKDIISFLTAASFLQMQAIIDKCTQILEGIHSKISLPVNVCSPGKETLQTSRNGVNDSNLFINPTQISPPYYSRHIQAGHEARLEVAGKTQARVRQNQEEAQSDRGSSDSVSEHDAAVEVETEQVELIGKDGQVTDVHVKIEKVSRPTYSDSSSAGDDGYHTELVDGEHIVAVSVGSYGPVIQPATYSYSGLSSQCFVNLSSSSPTRSMLSGFRGGRARAKRPLAMPSNVLSHIKSSSDDADSAAGPTGLENDVRERSLRSQWYPYNERLVCIYCGKTFNQKGSLDRHMRLHMGITPFVCKFCGKKYTRKDQLEYHIRGHTDNKPFHCQICGKCFPFQGTLNQHLRKKHMGVTEVNNHMDSPERTEGESSCQKEREDASEGMVFETQYAEEAPANDIEESSKCSPEEAQASRCDF from the exons ATGATAATCTGCAAGACG GCTGCCATCAAACTGGAGAAATATATTCAAGAGATGGACGACGGCAGCTACATCGAGTTTGATGTGCCGGAGTTCAGTAATACTGTTCTGACTCAACTCAATGAGTTGCGGCTACAAGGAAAGCTTTGTGACATCATTGTTCATGTTCAGGGCCAGCCTTTTCGAGCCCACAAGGCTGTTCTGGCAGCAAGCTCACCCTATTTCCGTGACCATTCAGCTCTCAGCACCATGAGTGGCCTTTCCATATCTGTCATCAAAAGCCCCGAGGTGTTCGAGCAGCTTCTTGCTTTCTGCTACACAGGACACATGTCCCTTCAGCTCAAGGACATAATCAGTTTCCTCACAGCAGCCAGCTTCCTGCAGATGCAGGCTATCATCGACAAATGTACCCAGATCCTCGAGGGAATCCATTCCAAGATCAGTCTCCCAGTTAATGTGTGCAGCCCAGGGAAGGAGACCTTACAGACAAGTCGCAATGGTGTGAATGACAGCAACCTCTTCATAAACCCCACCCAGATCTCCCCCCCGTATTACTCCCGTCATATTCAAGCAGGGCATGAAGCACGGTTGGAGGTGGCAGGAAAAACCCAGGCCCGGGTACGGCAAAACCAAGAGGAGGCCCAGTCAGACCGTGGAAGTAGTGACAGTGTGTCGGAGCATGATGCAGCGGTGGAAGTTGAAACGGAACAGGTGGAACTGATTGGCAAAGATGGTCAAGTAACAGATGTACATGTGAAGATAGAGAAGGTCAGCAGACCAACATACTCGGACAGTTCCTCGGCTGGGGACGACGGTTACCACACAGAGTTGGTTGATGGAGAACATATTGTGGCTGTAAGTGTGGGCTCCTACGGTCCAGTGATCCAGCCTGCCACCTATTCCTACTCAGGGCTCTCCTCTCAATGCTTTGTTAACCTTAGCAGTTCAAGTCCCACTCGTTCCATGCTCAGCGGTTTCAGAGGTGGACGAGCCAGAGCCAAGCGGCCATTGGCCATGCCATCGAATGTGCTGAGTCACATCAAATCCAGCTCAGACGATGCTGACTCAGCCGCTGGCCCCACAGGTTTGGAGAACGATGTGCGAGAGCGCAGCTTGCGCAGTCAGTGGTACCCCTACAACGAGAGACTTGTTTGCATTTACTGTGGAAAGACCTTCAATCAGAAGGGGAGTCTGGATCGCCACATGCGTCTGCATATGGGAATTACCCCATTTGTTTGTAAATTCTGTGGCAAAAAGTACACAAGGAAAGACCAATTGGAGTACCACATCCGTGGCCACACAGACAACAAGCCCTTCCACTGTCAGATTTGTGGCAAGTGCTTCCCGTTTCAGGGCACCCTCAACCAGCACCTGAGGAAGAAGCACATGGGGGTGACAGAAGTCAACAATCACATGGACTCCCCAGAAAGGACGGAGGGGGAGAGCTCATGCCAAAAGGAGCGGGAGGATGCATCGGAGGGAATGGTCTTTGAGACACAATATGCAGAAGAGGCACCGGCCAATGATATTGAGGAGAGTTCGAAATGCAGTCCGGAGGAGGCCCAAGCATCAAGATGCGACTTTTAG